The following coding sequences are from one Granulicella sp. L56 window:
- a CDS encoding diguanylate cyclase, which translates to MLFFTFSQEAKIHVFNHRDPMGPLLNRPLKSKHVILFAMAYLGLQAACIKLVPAHAMGVSYPFMILAPWLALAVCWWHARTHAVRTRLLWMLLCAALAIWGVGILFAAREDLSLYNPMAGADFSDFLFFVYGMPVLLAISSPTEGEQNAAFVWLDAIQVLMTAFLIYVAVFSVLPFAHRSQNPLSVSRLLVTYNIEGFALAAVATLRLLAYTTDGEERRFYQVLCSYLWIYAVLAALYNHITISTNEHTGLYDLLTTLPFAILSVAAVALFGECEETVQSSRRKPLTLFIDNASPIFFTVALLVLGAALVRQHFYIGMSGIAVALAVYAVRATLLQSRYMQAQHELQAARDTMEAMSLTDSLTGVANRRSFDRTLEVEWRRAVRRKSPLSLLMIDVDYFKNLNDKYGHPYGDACLIEIAQALQSALPRTADLLARYGGEEFGVILSATDARGADTVAFRMREFARALHLKNETPIGQFVTISIGAATYEFPHDGSSANLIQAADEALYQAKRHGRDRIVSAASEIPTKIM; encoded by the coding sequence ATGCTTTTCTTTACTTTTTCTCAGGAAGCAAAAATTCATGTGTTTAATCACCGCGACCCTATGGGACCTTTGTTGAATCGTCCGTTGAAATCGAAGCACGTAATTCTGTTCGCGATGGCGTATCTGGGCCTTCAAGCGGCATGTATCAAGCTGGTTCCTGCCCATGCGATGGGTGTCTCCTACCCGTTCATGATCCTGGCTCCGTGGCTTGCGCTGGCGGTTTGCTGGTGGCACGCCCGCACCCATGCCGTGCGCACGCGCCTGCTCTGGATGCTGCTTTGCGCGGCACTCGCGATCTGGGGCGTGGGAATTCTGTTTGCGGCGCGGGAAGACCTCTCGCTCTACAACCCGATGGCGGGCGCGGACTTCTCCGACTTCCTGTTCTTCGTTTATGGGATGCCAGTGCTGCTGGCAATCTCCTCGCCGACCGAAGGCGAACAGAACGCAGCGTTTGTGTGGCTCGACGCCATTCAGGTGCTGATGACGGCGTTTCTGATCTACGTGGCGGTCTTTTCCGTGCTGCCCTTCGCGCATCGCAGTCAAAATCCGCTCTCGGTCTCGCGGCTTCTGGTGACCTACAACATAGAGGGCTTCGCGCTGGCCGCCGTCGCAACCTTGCGGCTGCTGGCCTATACCACCGACGGCGAAGAGCGGCGCTTCTATCAGGTGCTGTGCAGCTATCTCTGGATCTATGCCGTGCTGGCCGCCCTGTACAACCACATCACCATCTCGACCAACGAGCACACCGGCCTGTACGACCTGCTGACCACGCTTCCTTTTGCTATTCTCTCGGTCGCCGCAGTGGCGCTCTTCGGAGAGTGCGAGGAGACGGTGCAGTCGTCTCGGCGCAAGCCGCTGACCCTGTTCATCGACAACGCCAGCCCCATCTTCTTCACGGTCGCGCTGCTTGTGCTTGGAGCGGCGCTGGTTCGGCAACACTTCTATATCGGGATGAGCGGCATCGCCGTGGCGCTGGCGGTATATGCGGTTCGCGCGACACTGTTGCAGAGCCGCTACATGCAGGCCCAGCACGAGCTGCAGGCCGCCCGCGACACGATGGAGGCGATGTCGTTGACCGACAGCCTGACCGGCGTCGCGAACCGGCGCAGCTTCGACCGCACGCTCGAGGTGGAGTGGCGGCGAGCGGTGCGGCGCAAGAGCCCGCTGTCGCTGCTGATGATCGACGTGGACTACTTCAAGAACCTCAACGACAAGTACGGCCATCCCTACGGCGACGCCTGCCTTATCGAGATCGCACAGGCGCTGCAATCGGCACTGCCGCGCACCGCCGACCTGCTGGCACGCTACGGCGGCGAGGAGTTCGGCGTGATTCTCTCGGCGACAGACGCGCGCGGTGCCGACACGGTCGCGTTCAGGATGCGGGAGTTCGCGCGCGCGCTGCATCTGAAGAACGAGACGCCGATCGGGCAGTTCGTCACCATCAGCATTGGTGCTGCCACGTATGAGTTTCCCCACGACGGCAGCTCGGCCAACCTGATCCAGGCGGCGGACGAAGCGCTCTATCAGGCCAAGCGGCACGGCCGCGACCGGATTGTGTCAGCGGCCAGCGAGATACCTACGAAGATCATGTAA